One segment of Halalkalicoccus tibetensis DNA contains the following:
- a CDS encoding TIGR00296 family protein, with translation MSEAQTVRLSYEDGIRAVELAREAIESYVSHGQREQPGSMREAFYQRTGALVRIESTRGRGSLRGCAGTYQTNDHLGHAIVDAAITAASDDSCGSELNAAELGSVVVSTCIVRDVLLTDDPLADLELGHHGVAVDAGDKGGWLYPTIPTENDWSAREYLDRTCRKAGLPPTAWQDDDVMVVLFSGEVFREREPNGSIEHRSNL, from the coding sequence ATGTCCGAGGCCCAGACCGTACGTCTTAGCTATGAGGACGGCATCCGAGCCGTCGAGCTGGCGCGCGAGGCGATCGAGTCCTACGTCAGTCACGGCCAGCGCGAGCAGCCCGGAAGCATGCGCGAGGCCTTCTACCAACGGACCGGTGCGCTCGTTCGAATCGAGTCGACACGCGGTCGCGGGAGCCTCCGGGGCTGTGCCGGAACCTATCAGACGAACGATCACCTGGGCCACGCCATCGTCGACGCCGCGATCACCGCCGCGAGCGACGACTCGTGTGGCTCCGAGCTCAACGCCGCCGAGCTCGGTAGCGTGGTCGTCTCGACCTGCATCGTCCGGGACGTGCTGCTGACCGACGACCCGCTGGCCGACCTGGAGCTCGGCCACCACGGGGTCGCGGTCGATGCCGGCGACAAGGGTGGCTGGCTCTACCCCACGATCCCGACCGAGAACGACTGGAGCGCCCGCGAGTATCTCGATCGCACCTGCCGGAAGGCCGGCCTCCCGCCGACCGCCTGGCAGGACGACGACGTGATGGTCGTGCTGTTCAGCGGCGAGGTGTTCCGCGAGCGCGAGCCCAACGGCTCGATCGAGCACCGCTCGAACCTGTAA
- a CDS encoding nicotinate phosphoribosyltransferase, protein MDDPFDTLAPESVLDGSATDAYFLRTETTLEGAGRNPDVVAEVTADQFPTGEFEALGGVKDVANLLSGRDLDVHAIREGRLFDGGPVMRIEGPYLEFARFETSILGFLSQASAFTSAALDVRRAAPDSQVLSFGARHLHPMLAPVVERSALVAGLDGISHVAAGELLGREAGGTMPHALLLCFGRGEQEAAFRAFDEAVDESVPRVALCDTFSDEVEEVLGAVAALGDDLDSVRIDTTSSRRGDFRHILRELRWHLDSRGHEDVGIFVSGGLGPDQLRELRDVVDGFGVGSAITSADPVDFALDIVEIDGEPISKRGKLPGIKEVYRTEGGHHVGLAGREDPEGGEALLKPLLEGGEVVREFDIDAAAERLGEDAADVL, encoded by the coding sequence ATGGACGATCCCTTCGACACGCTCGCCCCCGAGTCGGTCCTCGACGGCTCGGCGACCGATGCCTACTTCCTGCGCACCGAGACGACCCTCGAAGGCGCGGGCAGGAACCCGGACGTCGTCGCCGAGGTGACCGCCGACCAGTTTCCCACGGGGGAGTTCGAGGCGCTGGGCGGCGTGAAGGACGTCGCGAACCTGCTCTCGGGCCGCGACCTCGACGTCCACGCCATCCGCGAGGGGCGGCTGTTCGACGGCGGGCCAGTGATGCGCATCGAGGGCCCCTATCTGGAGTTCGCGCGCTTCGAGACCTCGATCCTGGGCTTCCTCTCGCAGGCGAGCGCCTTCACCAGCGCCGCCCTCGACGTCCGGCGGGCGGCTCCCGACTCGCAGGTGCTCTCCTTCGGCGCCCGGCATCTCCACCCGATGCTCGCGCCGGTCGTCGAGCGCTCGGCGCTGGTCGCCGGCCTCGACGGCATCTCGCACGTCGCCGCCGGGGAGCTGCTGGGCCGGGAGGCCGGCGGGACGATGCCCCACGCGCTGTTGCTCTGCTTCGGGCGCGGCGAGCAGGAGGCGGCGTTCCGGGCGTTCGACGAGGCCGTCGACGAGTCGGTCCCCCGGGTCGCGCTCTGTGACACCTTCTCCGACGAGGTCGAGGAGGTCCTCGGGGCCGTGGCGGCGCTGGGCGACGACCTCGACAGCGTGCGTATCGACACCACCTCCTCGCGCCGGGGTGACTTCCGACACATCCTCCGGGAGCTGCGCTGGCATCTCGACTCGCGGGGCCACGAGGACGTCGGGATCTTCGTTTCGGGCGGGCTCGGACCCGACCAGCTACGCGAGCTCCGGGACGTGGTCGACGGCTTCGGCGTCGGGAGCGCGATCACGAGCGCCGACCCGGTCGACTTCGCGCTCGACATCGTCGAGATCGACGGCGAGCCGATCTCCAAGCGCGGGAAGCTACCAGGAATAAAGGAGGTCTACCGGACGGAGGGGGGCCACCACGTCGGGCTCGCCGGCCGGGAGGACCCCGAGGGCGGGGAGGCGCTGTTGAAGCCGCTGCTCGAGGGTGGGGAGGTCGTCCGGGAGTTCGACATCGACGCGGCGGCAGAACGATTGGGCGAGGACGCCGCGGACGTCCTCTGA
- a CDS encoding Hvo_1808 family surface protein, which translates to MRRPAVLLVALAFCLLAAGSVAPLAPTPVEPASAQAHWNEYEPDDELGLGADDELTDEELEAVVERSMVRVEEVRDVEFDERPPVTVVTREEFREEYAGMGVDPTEEQAAFENARLQALFLVGGDEDAADVQAENLDASVAGFYSSATGEIVLVSEGEQARVNEITLAHELFHAYQDDEWGIAEYDRTTQDGSGADLGLIEGDAVYVETLYAERCEADWECVIPEGAEPGADEGDGPEQPANVGLLVLEFFPYDAGPAFIEHVHEQGGWDAVDALYDEPPATAEQVIDPDAYPDEEPREVTIEDSHSGDWERIEPEGGPDHDRMGMAAITTMFANPLYDSGGQDWVLPADDWFAYEGTEPPAYGAFDYGSEYATGWDGDRLHAYADGDELGYVWTLAWEGPEDAETFAGGFDDLIEYWGGERAEDDTYVVDDGGYEGAYHVSVEDDTVTITHAPDVDSLAEVSADAEPGTDEGAPETDEDAEPDADEDDAGSEELPGFGVGAALAALAIAVALLVRRR; encoded by the coding sequence ATGCGCCGTCCCGCGGTCCTCCTCGTCGCCCTCGCGTTCTGCCTGCTCGCCGCCGGAAGCGTCGCGCCCCTCGCGCCGACCCCGGTCGAGCCCGCGAGCGCCCAGGCTCACTGGAACGAGTACGAACCCGACGACGAGCTCGGGCTCGGGGCCGACGACGAGCTCACCGACGAGGAGCTCGAGGCGGTCGTCGAGCGCTCGATGGTCCGCGTCGAGGAGGTCCGTGACGTCGAGTTCGATGAGCGCCCGCCCGTGACGGTCGTCACCCGCGAGGAGTTCCGGGAGGAGTACGCCGGCATGGGCGTCGACCCGACCGAGGAGCAGGCCGCCTTCGAGAACGCGCGCCTGCAGGCGCTGTTCCTCGTCGGGGGCGACGAGGACGCCGCCGACGTCCAGGCCGAGAACCTCGACGCCTCCGTCGCCGGCTTCTACTCGTCGGCGACCGGCGAGATCGTCCTCGTGAGCGAGGGCGAACAAGCACGGGTGAACGAGATCACCCTCGCCCACGAGCTCTTCCACGCCTACCAGGACGACGAATGGGGGATCGCCGAGTACGACCGGACGACCCAGGACGGCTCGGGCGCCGACCTCGGGCTGATCGAGGGCGACGCGGTCTACGTCGAGACGCTGTACGCCGAGCGCTGCGAGGCCGACTGGGAGTGCGTGATCCCCGAGGGTGCCGAGCCCGGCGCCGACGAGGGCGACGGGCCCGAACAGCCCGCGAACGTCGGGCTGCTCGTCCTGGAGTTCTTCCCGTACGACGCCGGCCCGGCATTCATCGAGCACGTCCACGAGCAGGGCGGCTGGGACGCCGTCGACGCGCTCTACGACGAGCCGCCCGCGACCGCCGAGCAGGTGATCGACCCCGACGCCTACCCCGACGAGGAGCCCCGCGAGGTGACGATCGAGGACTCCCACTCGGGCGACTGGGAGCGCATCGAGCCCGAGGGCGGCCCCGACCACGACCGGATGGGGATGGCCGCGATCACGACGATGTTCGCGAACCCGCTCTACGACAGCGGCGGGCAGGACTGGGTGCTGCCCGCCGACGACTGGTTCGCCTACGAGGGCACGGAACCCCCGGCCTACGGCGCCTTCGACTACGGCAGCGAGTACGCGACCGGCTGGGACGGCGACCGGCTGCACGCCTACGCCGACGGCGACGAGCTCGGCTACGTCTGGACGCTGGCATGGGAGGGCCCCGAAGACGCGGAGACCTTCGCGGGCGGCTTCGACGACCTTATCGAGTACTGGGGCGGCGAGCGCGCCGAGGACGACACCTACGTCGTCGACGACGGCGGCTACGAAGGGGCGTATCACGTGAGCGTCGAGGACGACACGGTGACGATCACCCACGCGCCCGACGTCGACTCGCTCGCGGAGGTCTCGGCGGACGCCGAGCCCGGCACCGACGAGGGCGCGCCCGAAACCGATGAGGACGCTGAGCCCGACGCGGACGAGGACGACGCCGGAAGCGAGGAGCTGCCCGGCTTCGGGGTCGGCGCCGCGCTCGCTGCGCTCGCGATCGCCGTCGCCCTCCTCGTCCGGCGGCGCTAA
- a CDS encoding isochorismatase family cysteine hydrolase, producing MRFDPDSTALVVVDMQNGFCHEEGSLYAPAIGEAIEPVGDVIETAREVGAQVLYTRDVHPPGQFDGNHYYDEFERWGEHVVEGSWEAEIVEALEPEEGDHVVEKHTYDAFYETELEGWLTARGIDDLVICGTLANVCVLHTAASAGLRDFRPVVVEDALGYIEEDHLEYAVEHSEWLFGEATTRAGLEFE from the coding sequence ATGCGATTCGATCCCGACTCGACGGCGCTCGTCGTCGTCGACATGCAGAACGGCTTCTGTCACGAGGAGGGGAGTCTCTACGCGCCCGCGATCGGGGAGGCGATCGAGCCCGTCGGCGACGTGATCGAGACCGCCCGTGAGGTCGGCGCGCAGGTGCTCTACACCCGGGACGTCCACCCGCCGGGCCAGTTCGACGGGAACCACTACTACGACGAGTTCGAGCGCTGGGGCGAGCACGTCGTCGAAGGATCGTGGGAGGCCGAGATCGTCGAGGCGCTCGAACCCGAGGAGGGCGACCACGTCGTCGAGAAACACACCTACGACGCGTTCTACGAGACCGAGCTCGAGGGCTGGCTCACCGCCCGCGGGATCGACGACCTGGTGATCTGTGGCACGCTGGCGAACGTCTGCGTCCTCCATACGGCCGCAAGCGCCGGGCTGCGCGACTTCCGGCCCGTCGTGGTCGAGGACGCGCTGGGCTACATCGAGGAGGACCACCTGGAGTACGCCGTCGAGCACTCCGAGTGGCTGTTCGGCGAGGCGACGACCAGGGCGGGGCTCGAGTTCGAGTGA
- a CDS encoding PaaI family thioesterase produces MTDIAVDGAFLQEYIDEHHEFLSWLGAGVDELEEGRMVMSIPYDDKLTNAHPEGRDVRPEVNGGVAATLIDTAGGLALRTTLDDPLEGGVATINLNVNYLERATDDLRATAEVVRSGRSVGVSEITVESETDDGPKSIATGQGAYRLFR; encoded by the coding sequence ATGACCGACATCGCCGTCGACGGCGCGTTTCTCCAGGAGTACATCGACGAGCACCACGAGTTCCTCTCGTGGCTCGGGGCGGGCGTCGACGAGCTGGAGGAGGGTCGAATGGTCATGTCGATCCCCTACGACGACAAGCTCACCAACGCCCATCCCGAGGGCCGGGACGTCCGCCCGGAGGTCAACGGCGGGGTCGCCGCCACGCTGATCGACACCGCCGGCGGGCTGGCGCTGCGGACGACCCTCGACGACCCGCTGGAGGGCGGGGTGGCGACGATCAACCTGAACGTCAACTACCTCGAACGCGCGACCGACGACCTGCGGGCGACCGCGGAGGTGGTCCGCTCGGGACGGTCGGTCGGCGTCAGCGAGATCACCGTCGAGAGCGAGACCGACGACGGCCCGAAGTCCATCGCAACCGGCCAGGGCGCCTACCGGCTGTTTCGGTAG
- a CDS encoding lipoyl protein ligase domain-containing protein, giving the protein MRVVRGRAGSLEADRRLTRELLDRAGETREPAVRVWTPHRQLAFGRRDANEPGYGEARRIAEERGFEPVERSVGGRAVAYAGSTLAFARAVPIEDARTGLDERYDEAADRVREALADLGVAAERGEPPNSFCPGAHSLSSDGKIVGIAQRVTNRAALVSGVVIVADRGEIRGVLSPVYDALSIPFDPDSVGSVARAGGPDDPVRVVRAIEERLVGDASREIERADRKP; this is encoded by the coding sequence ATGCGCGTGGTTCGTGGACGGGCGGGCTCCCTCGAGGCGGACCGGCGACTGACGCGGGAGCTGCTCGACAGGGCGGGCGAGACCCGCGAGCCCGCAGTCCGGGTCTGGACGCCCCACAGGCAGCTCGCGTTCGGCCGGCGGGACGCGAACGAACCGGGCTATGGGGAGGCCCGGCGAATCGCCGAGGAGCGCGGATTCGAGCCGGTCGAACGAAGCGTCGGCGGCCGGGCGGTCGCCTACGCCGGGTCGACGCTGGCGTTCGCCCGCGCGGTTCCGATCGAGGACGCTCGGACGGGGCTGGACGAGCGCTATGACGAGGCGGCCGACCGGGTGCGAGAAGCTCTGGCCGACCTCGGGGTCGCGGCCGAGCGGGGCGAACCCCCCAATAGCTTCTGTCCGGGCGCCCACTCGCTGTCGAGCGACGGGAAGATCGTCGGGATCGCCCAGCGCGTTACCAACAGAGCTGCGCTCGTCTCCGGGGTCGTGATCGTCGCGGATCGCGGGGAGATCAGGGGCGTCCTTTCTCCCGTGTACGACGCCCTCTCGATCCCCTTCGACCCCGACTCGGTGGGCAGCGTCGCCCGCGCGGGCGGGCCGGACGATCCCGTGCGGGTCGTGCGGGCGATCGAGGAGCGACTGGTCGGCGACGCTTCGCGGGAGATCGAACGGGCCGACCGAAAACCGTAG
- a CDS encoding dihydroorotase gives MLIANATLANGRTVDVRVEGERIDAVGSLGGEPDVDADGKLLLPGAIDAHVHFREPGFPHKETWETGSRSAAAGGVTTVVDQPNTDPPTVDGAGFDGKAELARESYVDYGINGGVIEDWDPDELFDRPLFALGEVFLADSTGEMGIDAELFEEAVGRAAAEDVTVTVHAEDATLFDEDALSNAGEGVGRDADADAWSTYRSADAEVRAIERACEVGSGSGARVHVAHTTTPEGIDAASEAGATCEVCPHHLFLSRDDLDDLGTYGRMNPPLRNEERREAVFERVRDGTVDLVATDHAPHTREEKETGIREAPSGVPGVETMVPLLLAAAERGELSRERVRDLTATNPARLFELPRKGEVREGMDADLALYDPERVETIRGEALHSKAGWTPFEGRDGVFPELTLVRGSVVYERGEADGKDEAFGGAVGRNVRG, from the coding sequence ATGCTCATCGCGAACGCCACGCTCGCGAACGGCCGGACGGTCGACGTGCGGGTCGAGGGCGAACGGATCGACGCCGTCGGTTCCCTAGGGGGCGAGCCCGACGTCGACGCCGACGGGAAGCTGCTCCTGCCGGGCGCGATCGACGCCCACGTCCACTTCCGCGAGCCGGGCTTTCCACACAAGGAGACCTGGGAGACGGGGTCGAGGAGCGCCGCCGCGGGCGGGGTCACGACGGTCGTCGACCAGCCCAACACCGACCCGCCGACGGTCGACGGGGCGGGCTTCGACGGGAAGGCCGAGCTGGCCCGCGAGTCGTACGTCGATTACGGGATCAACGGCGGCGTGATCGAGGACTGGGATCCCGACGAGCTGTTCGACCGCCCGCTGTTCGCCCTCGGGGAGGTCTTCCTGGCCGACTCGACCGGTGAGATGGGGATCGACGCCGAACTGTTCGAGGAGGCGGTCGGGCGGGCCGCCGCGGAGGACGTGACCGTCACCGTCCACGCCGAGGACGCGACGCTGTTCGACGAGGACGCCCTCTCGAACGCGGGCGAGGGGGTCGGCCGCGACGCGGACGCCGACGCCTGGAGCACCTACCGGAGCGCCGACGCCGAGGTCAGGGCGATCGAACGCGCCTGCGAGGTCGGCAGCGGGAGCGGCGCGCGGGTCCACGTCGCGCACACGACCACGCCCGAGGGGATCGACGCCGCGAGCGAGGCGGGCGCGACCTGCGAGGTCTGTCCCCACCACCTCTTCCTCTCCCGGGACGACCTCGACGACCTGGGGACCTACGGCCGAATGAACCCGCCGCTCCGGAACGAGGAGCGCAGGGAGGCGGTCTTCGAGCGGGTCCGGGACGGCACCGTCGACCTCGTCGCGACCGACCACGCGCCCCACACCCGCGAGGAGAAGGAGACGGGGATCCGTGAAGCGCCGAGCGGCGTCCCCGGCGTCGAGACGATGGTTCCCCTCCTGCTCGCGGCCGCCGAGCGCGGCGAGCTGAGCCGCGAGCGGGTACGGGACCTCACGGCGACGAACCCCGCACGGCTCTTCGAGCTGCCCCGGAAAGGGGAAGTCAGGGAGGGGATGGACGCCGATCTCGCGCTGTACGACCCCGAACGAGTGGAGACGATCCGCGGCGAGGCGCTGCACTCGAAGGCGGGTTGGACCCCCTTCGAGGGCCGCGACGGGGTCTTCCCCGAGCTGACGCTGGTCCGAGGGTCGGTCGTCTACGAGCGAGGCGAGGCGGACGGAAAGGACGAGGCGTTCGGCGGGGCGGTCGGCAGGAACGTCCGCGGGTAG
- a CDS encoding DUF5806 family protein translates to MPNRPSDPETTDDEPRDAGANADGPNDDSGPDPAANADAEEPEIPADVRRYARFTKMDGAAYDRVNGFLRDRTYVTAREWAIARLCADFRTETGVEMTKIGENLPELVPFMTDTYSPQAVNQARSSFDDKVTKSGATFLYGAMSGFYTAEELDDLMYEVTEVAKFLLEVEGADLAVSEELDVEDRISEVMRDVRRSSEQLRAEETGHDHDVCPHCGEKLE, encoded by the coding sequence ATGCCCAACCGCCCCTCGGACCCCGAGACGACCGACGACGAGCCCCGCGACGCCGGAGCGAACGCCGACGGGCCTAACGACGATTCGGGCCCCGACCCGGCCGCAAACGCGGACGCGGAGGAGCCCGAGATCCCGGCGGACGTCCGCCGGTACGCCCGCTTCACGAAGATGGACGGCGCGGCCTACGACCGGGTCAACGGCTTCCTCCGGGACCGCACGTACGTCACCGCCCGCGAGTGGGCGATCGCCCGCCTGTGTGCCGATTTCCGCACCGAGACCGGCGTCGAGATGACGAAGATCGGTGAGAACCTCCCGGAGCTCGTGCCCTTTATGACCGACACCTACTCGCCCCAGGCCGTCAACCAGGCCCGCTCGTCGTTCGACGACAAGGTGACGAAGTCGGGCGCGACCTTCCTCTACGGCGCGATGAGCGGCTTCTACACCGCCGAGGAGCTCGACGATCTGATGTACGAGGTCACCGAGGTCGCGAAGTTCCTGCTCGAGGTCGAGGGCGCGGACCTGGCGGTCAGCGAGGAGCTCGACGTCGAGGACCGCATCTCGGAGGTGATGCGCGACGTCCGCCGCTCGAGCGAGCAGCTGCGCGCCGAGGAGACGGGCCATGACCACGACGTCTGTCCCCACTGCGGCGAGAAGCTGGAGTGA
- a CDS encoding universal stress protein — MRLLLGIGGSDDSWHALTQTAERAAEAGDSLTVAILDNPDTEMSPDEIESKVERTLSEYDLEPDIRHLEGDPGAMLVEEGDGGEYDQIVIGGGERSPMGKIRVGQVAEFVVLNAETSVTLVR, encoded by the coding sequence ATGAGACTCCTGCTTGGTATCGGCGGTAGCGACGACTCCTGGCACGCGCTCACGCAGACGGCCGAGCGGGCGGCGGAGGCGGGCGACTCGTTGACCGTCGCGATCCTCGACAACCCGGACACGGAGATGAGCCCCGACGAGATCGAATCGAAGGTCGAGCGGACCCTCTCGGAGTACGACCTCGAACCCGACATCCGCCACCTCGAGGGCGATCCCGGCGCGATGCTCGTCGAGGAGGGCGACGGCGGGGAGTACGACCAGATCGTCATCGGCGGGGGCGAACGCAGCCCGATGGGCAAGATCCGGGTCGGGCAGGTCGCGGAGTTCGTCGTCCTGAACGCCGAAACCAGCGTCACCCTCGTCAGATAG
- a CDS encoding GNAT family N-acetyltransferase, which yields MPDYDYPDEPAGPFEAPPIEFEDREGRDIELLVYDERWFDALCEMYDTFDPSDRAQGIPPAREERVRSWLDVILDEGQDVIAVDTSDDDERVVGHATLVPDGDDATELAIFVHQDYQGAGIGSRLIRALLGHGEREGVEKVWLTVERWNHPAVGLYESVGFESSSVESFELEMTLRLR from the coding sequence ATGCCCGACTACGACTATCCCGACGAGCCCGCGGGCCCGTTCGAGGCCCCGCCGATCGAGTTCGAGGACCGCGAGGGCCGCGATATCGAACTGCTCGTCTACGACGAGCGGTGGTTCGACGCGCTCTGTGAGATGTACGACACCTTCGACCCCTCGGACCGAGCCCAGGGGATCCCGCCGGCCCGCGAGGAGCGCGTGCGGAGCTGGCTCGACGTCATCCTCGACGAGGGCCAGGACGTGATCGCCGTCGACACCTCCGATGACGACGAGCGCGTGGTCGGCCACGCCACGCTCGTTCCCGACGGCGACGACGCGACCGAACTGGCGATCTTCGTCCACCAGGACTACCAGGGGGCGGGGATCGGCTCGCGGCTCATCCGCGCGCTGTTGGGCCACGGCGAGCGCGAGGGCGTCGAGAAGGTCTGGCTCACCGTCGAGCGCTGGAACCACCCCGCGGTGGGCCTCTACGAGTCGGTCGGCTTCGAGTCGAGCAGCGTGGAGAGCTTCGAGCTCGAGATGACCCTCCGGCTGCGCTAG
- a CDS encoding universal stress protein — MSEPLAVGTVLVPVDGSDESVTAVEYAVAIAEKYDASVHVVYILGEEVVRAIESGSVDDDAVAAETDAFVERTAEIAEESGVEANTSTAYGFSPTQKTRHPGSAVLDCAESVEADFLVIPREPTTDGPGELLERAAEYVLLYASQPVLST; from the coding sequence ATGAGCGAGCCACTCGCGGTCGGGACGGTCCTCGTTCCGGTCGACGGAAGCGACGAGTCGGTCACGGCGGTCGAGTACGCCGTCGCGATCGCCGAGAAGTACGACGCGTCGGTCCACGTCGTCTACATCCTCGGCGAGGAGGTCGTGCGCGCGATCGAGTCGGGCAGCGTCGACGACGACGCGGTCGCGGCCGAGACCGACGCGTTCGTCGAGCGGACTGCCGAGATCGCCGAGGAGTCCGGCGTCGAGGCCAACACCTCGACCGCCTACGGCTTCTCGCCGACCCAGAAGACCCGCCATCCCGGCAGCGCCGTCCTCGACTGTGCGGAGTCGGTCGAGGCGGACTTCCTCGTCATCCCCCGGGAGCCGACGACCGACGGCCCCGGCGAGCTCCTCGAACGCGCCGCGGAGTACGTCCTGCTGTACGCGAGCCAGCCCGTCCTCTCGACCTAG
- a CDS encoding universal stress protein has protein sequence MFDTVVIATDGSESVARAVNVAADLANRFDATVHALYVVDSTEVDASPEGLKGDLHEALERQGEDALETVREAAGGEVVTAVREGRPVVEICEYARDHDVDVVATGTRGRHGENRLLLGSIAEGVVRTCPVPVLTVRQLEESADAESAVGA, from the coding sequence ATGTTCGATACCGTCGTCATCGCCACCGACGGCTCCGAGAGCGTCGCGCGCGCCGTGAACGTCGCGGCCGACCTCGCGAACCGGTTCGACGCCACCGTCCACGCGCTGTACGTCGTCGACAGCACGGAGGTCGACGCCTCGCCCGAGGGGCTCAAGGGCGACCTCCACGAGGCGCTCGAACGGCAGGGCGAGGACGCCCTCGAGACCGTCCGCGAGGCCGCCGGCGGCGAGGTCGTCACTGCCGTCCGCGAGGGCCGGCCCGTCGTCGAGATCTGCGAATACGCCCGCGATCACGACGTCGACGTCGTCGCCACCGGAACGAGGGGCCGCCACGGCGAGAACCGCCTCCTGCTCGGTAGCATCGCCGAGGGCGTCGTCCGGACCTGCCCCGTGCCCGTGCTGACCGTCCGCCAGCTCGAGGAGAGCGCTGACGCCGAATCCGCGGTCGGCGCCTGA
- a CDS encoding recombinase RecJ, with amino-acid sequence MDETLIDGDLPLSRKSVLPGTGFFYPDEFEEAAEDAAAEEALDGVETAVIADPDADGLACVAILRELYGAAALLPTSPHEIEDSLERVAEYGEEGIRLFVCDLCPDKFEYVDEELDAAVGTASEVRWFDHHQWDDEVAESVREAGADLVVGDSDEECTADVAVRSLDFDVPRHLVELAAVTRDHDLWLREDPRSDDLADFSYWSEPEDYVEVVAEHGADLPEEVLEFLAEKRVEKEALIELAVKRGELKEIGPWTVGVTYGRCSQNEVAEAMREQGADASVIVKPAGSASIRGTDAFERCHEVAGQVNGGGHPKAAGCKPDIYEDMLDYAHHWTTRGATTKRVILEAFRTLEADEEREAEGDERDEESEAEGGADEGEAAAGDDSALEE; translated from the coding sequence ATGGACGAGACCCTCATCGACGGCGACCTGCCGCTCTCCCGGAAGTCCGTGCTGCCGGGCACCGGCTTCTTCTACCCCGACGAGTTCGAGGAGGCCGCCGAGGACGCGGCCGCCGAGGAAGCGCTCGACGGCGTGGAGACCGCGGTCATCGCCGACCCCGACGCCGACGGGCTGGCCTGCGTGGCGATCCTCCGGGAACTGTACGGCGCGGCCGCACTGCTCCCGACGAGCCCCCACGAGATCGAGGACTCCCTCGAACGGGTCGCCGAGTACGGCGAGGAGGGGATCCGGCTGTTCGTCTGCGACCTCTGTCCCGACAAGTTCGAGTACGTCGACGAGGAGCTCGACGCCGCCGTCGGGACTGCGAGCGAGGTTCGCTGGTTCGACCACCACCAGTGGGACGACGAGGTGGCCGAAAGCGTCCGGGAGGCCGGTGCGGACCTCGTCGTCGGCGATAGCGACGAGGAGTGTACCGCCGACGTGGCGGTCCGGTCGCTCGATTTCGATGTTCCCCGCCACCTCGTCGAACTGGCGGCCGTCACCCGCGACCACGACCTCTGGCTGCGCGAGGACCCCCGCAGCGACGACCTGGCGGATTTCTCCTACTGGTCGGAACCCGAGGACTACGTCGAGGTCGTCGCCGAGCACGGCGCGGACCTCCCCGAGGAAGTGCTCGAGTTCCTCGCGGAGAAGCGCGTCGAGAAGGAGGCGCTGATCGAGCTGGCGGTGAAGCGAGGCGAGCTCAAGGAGATCGGCCCGTGGACCGTCGGCGTCACCTACGGGCGGTGTTCGCAGAACGAGGTCGCGGAAGCCATGCGCGAGCAGGGCGCGGACGCCTCGGTGATCGTCAAGCCCGCCGGGTCGGCGTCGATCCGCGGGACCGACGCGTTCGAGCGGTGCCACGAGGTCGCGGGGCAGGTCAACGGCGGGGGCCACCCGAAGGCCGCGGGCTGCAAGCCCGACATCTACGAGGACATGCTGGATTACGCCCACCACTGGACGACCCGCGGCGCGACGACCAAGCGGGTGATCCTGGAGGCCTTCCGGACGCTTGAGGCGGACGAGGAACGGGAAGCCGAGGGAGACGAGAGAGACGAGGAGAGCGAAGCGGAAGGCGGGGCGGACGAGGGCGAGGCGGCCGCAGGGGACGACTCAGCCCTCGAGGAGTGA